The following are encoded together in the Dyella terrae genome:
- a CDS encoding carboxy terminal-processing peptidase encodes MKLRPSLALLLALAVTGVGVHAQSAADLAGDNAPRKFSTLPLKPTVTQAQAAQLSARFLTRFHYDAKPLDDAMSQKIYKAYLDSLDGEKVFFTQADLAKFAPLKTQMDDAIWNQDLSGPFSMFNLYITRAIERMTYARGLLKQGFDFNTQDSYNYDRKKADWPKDQAELDTLWRERTMNDWLRLKLAGQPDDEIRKTLDKRYAGYIDRVKQLDGEDAFQSFMNSYAESTDPHTDYLGPRAAENFDISMKLSLEGIGAVLQARDEYTQIREIVPAGPAAKSGKVHVGDRIVAIGEGTSGPMTDVIGWRLDDVVKHIRGKKDTTVRLEILPADTGVDGKHQLISLVRQKVSIEEQAAKKKVIEIKDAGVTRKIGVIDLPSFYSDFGARREGDKDFKSATRDVAKLLGELKAEGVEGVVMDLRNNGGGSLAEANELTGLFIDQGPVVQVRDARGEVQVQGDDDPGMSWSGPMAVLVNRGSASASEIFAAAIQDYGRGLIIGQPTFGKGTVQNLVDLDRFTRNNSEKPQFGELKMTIQEFFRINGGSTQLKGVTPDIQFPKNGDEKDFGESTYDNALPWTQIAPADYKPVADLKAYLGQLQTKHDARAVKSPAWKLMLDELAQYRKMRDKTTISLNFAQRETERKDLDAIQADFRTRHKAIDGDVNVDDNDSLDDGLNANERSLKSELKQEKDAKKAADPQLDETAHILFDAVGLIKGDAKLAAEVLPYGGKFSNISATTAAATPEKAPQEPAAH; translated from the coding sequence ATGAAACTGCGCCCCTCGCTTGCCCTGTTGCTAGCCCTCGCCGTTACCGGCGTCGGTGTCCACGCGCAGTCTGCTGCAGACCTTGCCGGCGACAACGCGCCGCGCAAGTTCTCCACGCTGCCGCTCAAGCCCACCGTCACGCAGGCGCAGGCAGCGCAGTTGTCCGCGCGCTTCCTCACGCGTTTCCACTACGACGCGAAGCCGCTTGACGACGCGATGTCGCAGAAGATCTACAAGGCGTACCTGGATAGCCTGGACGGCGAGAAGGTGTTTTTCACCCAGGCTGACCTGGCCAAGTTCGCGCCCCTGAAGACGCAGATGGACGATGCCATCTGGAACCAGGACCTGTCCGGTCCGTTCTCGATGTTCAACCTCTACATCACGCGCGCGATCGAGCGCATGACGTATGCGCGCGGCCTGTTGAAGCAGGGCTTCGACTTCAACACCCAGGACAGCTACAACTACGATCGCAAGAAGGCGGACTGGCCGAAAGACCAGGCGGAGCTCGACACCTTGTGGCGCGAGCGCACCATGAACGACTGGCTGCGCCTGAAGCTTGCCGGCCAGCCGGATGATGAGATCCGCAAAACGCTGGACAAGCGCTACGCCGGCTACATCGACCGTGTGAAGCAGCTCGACGGCGAAGACGCGTTCCAGTCCTTCATGAACTCGTACGCCGAGTCCACCGATCCGCACACCGATTACCTCGGTCCTCGCGCGGCGGAGAACTTCGATATCTCCATGAAGCTCTCGCTGGAAGGCATCGGCGCGGTGCTGCAGGCGCGCGACGAATACACCCAGATCCGCGAGATCGTGCCGGCTGGTCCGGCCGCCAAGTCGGGCAAAGTGCACGTGGGCGACCGCATCGTGGCGATCGGCGAAGGCACCAGCGGCCCGATGACCGATGTCATCGGCTGGCGCCTCGACGACGTGGTCAAGCACATCCGCGGCAAGAAGGACACGACGGTCCGCCTGGAGATTCTCCCGGCCGATACCGGCGTGGACGGCAAGCACCAGCTCATCAGCCTGGTCCGCCAGAAGGTGAGCATCGAAGAGCAGGCCGCCAAGAAGAAAGTCATCGAGATCAAGGACGCAGGCGTCACCCGCAAGATTGGCGTGATCGACCTGCCGAGCTTCTACTCCGACTTCGGCGCCCGCCGCGAAGGCGACAAAGACTTCAAGAGCGCCACCCGCGACGTCGCCAAACTGCTCGGCGAGCTGAAGGCTGAGGGCGTGGAAGGCGTGGTGATGGATCTGCGCAACAACGGTGGCGGCTCGCTGGCCGAAGCCAACGAACTCACCGGCCTGTTCATCGACCAGGGTCCGGTGGTGCAGGTGCGCGATGCGCGCGGCGAAGTGCAGGTACAGGGCGATGACGACCCGGGCATGTCCTGGAGCGGTCCGATGGCTGTGCTGGTCAATCGTGGTTCGGCTTCCGCATCGGAGATCTTCGCGGCTGCCATCCAGGACTACGGCCGCGGCCTGATCATCGGTCAGCCGACCTTCGGCAAGGGCACCGTGCAGAACCTGGTGGATCTGGACCGCTTCACCCGCAACAACAGCGAGAAGCCGCAGTTTGGCGAGCTGAAGATGACCATCCAGGAATTCTTCCGCATCAACGGCGGCTCCACCCAGCTGAAGGGCGTGACGCCGGACATCCAGTTCCCGAAGAATGGCGACGAGAAAGATTTCGGCGAATCGACCTACGACAACGCGCTGCCCTGGACGCAGATCGCGCCCGCCGACTACAAGCCGGTCGCTGACCTGAAGGCCTACCTCGGTCAGCTGCAGACCAAGCATGATGCCCGCGCGGTGAAGTCGCCGGCGTGGAAGCTGATGCTCGACGAGCTGGCGCAGTACCGGAAGATGCGCGACAAGACCACCATCTCGCTCAACTTTGCCCAGCGTGAAACCGAGCGTAAGGATCTCGACGCCATCCAGGCCGACTTCCGCACCCGCCACAAGGCGATCGACGGTGACGTGAACGTGGATGACAACGACTCGCTGGACGATGGCCTCAACGCCAACGAGCGCAGCCTCAAGAGCGAGCTGAAGCAGGAGAAGGACGCCAAGAAGGCGGCTGATCCGCAGCTGGACGAGACCGCGCACATCCTGTTCGATGCGGTGGGCCTGATCAAGGGCGACGCCAAGCTGGCGGCAGAAGTACTGCCCTACGGCGGCAAGTTCTCCAACATCAGTGCCACCACCGCAGCGGCGACGCCTGAGAAGGCGCCGCAGGAGCCGGCGGCGCACTGA
- a CDS encoding M1 family metallopeptidase has product MSTPRLLSFALCAALASLAHAEDAKPAPEQPPLTEQTQRSGGQLPVEQQRVNFDHAELHFSVDLAQQSLDAEARLTFTAREPADVLLLDLDPHFTISELTVDGKALSQGQWSNPEGRLRITLPKPLVKDGKAVVEIHYGGKPHVAKKAPWDGGFVWSHTDDGQPWIATAVEGEGCDLFWPCIDHPQGKPDLVDTYVTVPKLLAAPGNGVLVDIKEHGDTHTYHWRAKHPTTYAISINIGPFEVLKSDYRSRYGNTIPMQMWYLRGHEVQAKQLFSEFPRMLDFFEQEIGPYPFGDEKMGVVETPHLGMEHQTINAYGNGYPRSEYGFDWLLQHEFSHEWFGNQVTNADWDDMWLHESFGTYMQPLYGQHFYGDMPYFSMLQNERSMVKNAFPIVADRSQFEHEVYDAEHGPANDIYYKGSLMLHTLRQMIGDRAFFETVRRLVYGRPDPKPGNFAPHYATTRDYIDIVNQVSGRDLHWFFDVYLYEAALPKLVTRQEGNTLHLHWQVPHDKPFPMPVEVQVGDKLVTVPMTGGDASIPAPTGTLVVIDPHSKVLRDMPHFAEYQQWKKEQAEKKAKAAK; this is encoded by the coding sequence ATGTCGACACCACGCCTGCTCTCGTTCGCCCTCTGCGCTGCGCTGGCCTCCCTCGCCCATGCCGAGGATGCCAAGCCCGCGCCAGAACAGCCGCCGCTGACCGAACAGACGCAGCGCTCTGGCGGGCAGCTTCCGGTGGAGCAACAGCGCGTGAATTTCGATCATGCGGAACTGCATTTCAGCGTCGACCTGGCTCAGCAAAGCCTGGATGCCGAGGCGCGCCTGACCTTCACTGCGCGCGAGCCGGCGGATGTGTTGCTGCTGGATCTGGATCCACACTTCACCATTTCGGAGTTGACCGTTGACGGCAAGGCGCTGTCGCAAGGTCAATGGAGCAATCCGGAAGGACGCCTGCGCATCACGCTGCCCAAGCCGCTGGTGAAGGATGGAAAGGCCGTGGTCGAGATCCACTACGGCGGTAAGCCGCACGTCGCGAAGAAGGCACCGTGGGACGGCGGCTTTGTGTGGAGCCATACGGACGACGGGCAACCGTGGATAGCCACGGCCGTGGAAGGCGAAGGCTGCGACCTGTTCTGGCCGTGCATCGATCACCCGCAGGGCAAGCCTGACCTTGTCGATACCTATGTCACCGTGCCGAAGTTGCTGGCCGCACCGGGCAACGGCGTGCTGGTGGACATCAAGGAGCACGGCGACACCCACACGTATCACTGGCGTGCGAAACACCCGACGACGTATGCCATCTCGATCAACATCGGTCCGTTCGAAGTACTAAAGAGCGACTACCGCAGCCGCTACGGCAATACGATTCCGATGCAGATGTGGTACCTGCGCGGCCATGAAGTGCAGGCGAAGCAGTTGTTCAGCGAATTCCCACGCATGCTCGATTTCTTCGAGCAGGAGATCGGTCCCTACCCGTTCGGCGACGAGAAGATGGGCGTGGTGGAAACGCCGCACCTGGGCATGGAACACCAGACCATCAATGCTTATGGCAACGGCTATCCCCGCAGCGAGTACGGTTTCGACTGGCTGCTGCAGCACGAGTTCTCGCATGAGTGGTTCGGCAACCAGGTGACCAATGCCGATTGGGACGACATGTGGCTGCACGAGAGCTTCGGCACCTATATGCAACCGCTGTACGGCCAGCACTTCTATGGCGACATGCCGTATTTCTCCATGCTGCAGAACGAACGCAGCATGGTGAAGAACGCTTTTCCCATCGTGGCGGACCGCAGCCAGTTCGAGCATGAGGTGTACGACGCCGAGCACGGCCCGGCCAATGACATTTACTACAAGGGCTCGCTGATGCTGCACACGCTGCGGCAGATGATCGGCGACCGGGCCTTCTTCGAAACCGTGCGCCGGCTGGTGTACGGCCGCCCCGACCCGAAGCCGGGCAACTTTGCGCCGCACTACGCCACTACGCGTGACTACATCGATATCGTGAATCAGGTCAGCGGCCGTGATCTTCACTGGTTCTTCGATGTCTACCTGTACGAAGCGGCGCTGCCGAAGCTGGTGACCCGCCAGGAGGGCAACACGCTGCACCTGCATTGGCAGGTGCCCCATGACAAGCCGTTTCCGATGCCGGTTGAGGTGCAGGTGGGCGACAAGCTCGTCACGGTGCCGATGACGGGAGGCGATGCTTCAATTCCCGCGCCCACCGGAACGCTGGTGGTCATCGATCCGCACAGCAAGGTGCTGCGTGACATGCCGCATTTCGCGGAGTACCAGCAATGGAAGAAGGAACAGGCAGAGAAGAAGGCGAAGGCGGCGAAATAA
- a CDS encoding class I SAM-dependent methyltransferase → MDRTTIDTYTRAAQQYAGEWAGQPPPDDLYALLLQYFRPGGVTADIGCGSGRDVAWLNAKGFLATGYDASEGLLAEAAAQYPSYAFQHAELPELAGVPRGNFDNVLCETVIMHLSPEQVGDACRRLVDLLKPNGVLFLSWRVTEGNSARDAAGRLYSAFDAQLVRAALAGTTLALDEAATNQSSGKSVHRIVAIRRA, encoded by the coding sequence ATGGATCGCACGACTATCGACACCTACACCCGTGCCGCGCAACAGTACGCCGGCGAGTGGGCCGGCCAGCCGCCACCGGATGATCTCTACGCCCTGCTTCTGCAGTATTTCCGGCCCGGCGGGGTAACGGCGGATATCGGCTGCGGCTCGGGACGCGACGTGGCTTGGTTGAACGCCAAGGGCTTTCTTGCCACCGGTTATGACGCGTCGGAAGGCTTGCTGGCCGAGGCTGCCGCGCAGTACCCGTCCTACGCTTTTCAACATGCCGAGCTGCCCGAATTGGCGGGCGTTCCCCGTGGCAACTTCGACAACGTGCTTTGCGAGACGGTGATCATGCACTTGTCACCTGAGCAGGTAGGCGACGCCTGCCGCCGCTTGGTGGACCTACTCAAGCCGAATGGCGTGCTGTTTCTGAGCTGGCGCGTCACCGAGGGCAACAGTGCGCGCGACGCAGCAGGCCGCCTGTATTCGGCGTTCGATGCCCAGCTGGTGCGAGCCGCCTTGGCAGGCACCACGCTGGCACTCGACGAGGCAGCCACCAACCAGTCCTCGGGCAAGTCGGTGCATCGCATCGTGGCTATACGGCGGGCATAA
- a CDS encoding HAD family hydrolase, giving the protein MRIRALTLDLDDTLWPVLPALERADREVDAYLRQHYPDVARAWPIPAMRALRAEVAAERTDLAHDFTAQRHITMQRAFTACGIDEAPLETLWEIYFSARNSVDLYPDSLPALQRIAERWPVVSLTNGNADLDRIGIREHFAHHVSARDTGTPKPDARIFLAAAAQLGLEPSDILHVGDDPELDVVGAREAGMRTAWINRARHPWPGALGAAPDLDLRDMKALVDWLEAQG; this is encoded by the coding sequence GTGCGCATACGCGCCCTGACGCTCGACCTGGACGACACACTGTGGCCGGTACTGCCGGCCCTGGAGCGTGCGGACCGCGAGGTGGACGCGTACCTGCGCCAGCACTATCCCGACGTCGCGCGCGCATGGCCCATCCCGGCCATGCGCGCGCTGCGTGCCGAGGTCGCCGCCGAGCGCACCGACCTCGCCCATGACTTCACTGCGCAACGCCATATCACCATGCAGCGCGCGTTTACCGCGTGCGGCATCGACGAGGCGCCGCTGGAAACGTTGTGGGAGATCTACTTTTCGGCGCGCAACAGCGTCGATCTCTACCCTGACAGCCTGCCCGCCTTGCAACGCATTGCCGAGCGCTGGCCGGTGGTCAGCCTTACCAACGGCAATGCCGACCTGGACCGCATCGGTATCCGCGAACACTTCGCGCACCATGTGAGCGCGCGTGACACCGGCACACCCAAGCCCGATGCGCGCATTTTCCTCGCCGCTGCTGCGCAGCTGGGCCTGGAGCCTTCCGACATCCTCCACGTGGGCGATGACCCAGAACTGGATGTGGTTGGCGCGCGTGAAGCCGGAATGCGCACAGCGTGGATCAACCGCGCGAGGCATCCATGGCCTGGTGCATTGGGTGCGGCACCGGATCTCGACTTGCGCGATATGAAAGCGCTGGTGGATTGGTTGGAAGCGCAGGGCTGA
- a CDS encoding DUF4126 domain-containing protein: MDTLQNLALAGGLSWASGFRLYATVFIAGLLGRLGYVHLPDGLQMLTDTWVLVTAGVLSLGEFLADKVPAFDSVWDTVHTFIRVPAGALLAWGVFRDAGAGTQLAAALLGGTLTSGTHLAKTGGRALINTSPEPFSNWGASVGEDISWLGGMYLMWQHPAVFLALLAIFVLFLLWLVPKILRGLRVLARRLRGVNAESTR; this comes from the coding sequence ATGGATACGCTGCAAAACCTCGCGTTGGCTGGCGGCCTGTCTTGGGCTAGCGGCTTTCGCCTTTACGCCACGGTATTCATCGCCGGCTTGCTCGGGCGGCTGGGTTATGTGCACTTGCCGGATGGCCTACAGATGCTGACCGACACGTGGGTGCTGGTGACGGCAGGCGTGCTGTCCCTTGGCGAATTCCTGGCCGACAAGGTTCCCGCGTTCGACAGCGTGTGGGATACCGTGCACACCTTCATCCGAGTGCCTGCCGGTGCCTTGCTTGCCTGGGGCGTGTTCCGTGATGCCGGCGCAGGCACGCAGTTAGCGGCGGCACTACTGGGCGGCACGCTGACGTCGGGCACGCATCTGGCTAAGACCGGCGGGCGGGCCTTGATCAACACCTCGCCGGAACCCTTCAGCAACTGGGGAGCTAGCGTCGGTGAAGACATTTCGTGGCTGGGCGGCATGTACTTGATGTGGCAGCACCCGGCCGTCTTCCTCGCACTGCTGGCGATCTTCGTGCTGTTCCTGTTGTGGCTGGTGCCGAAAATCCTGCGGGGCCTACGCGTGCTGGCGCGGCGGTTGCGCGGCGTAAACGCAGAATCGACCAGGTGA
- a CDS encoding LysM peptidoglycan-binding domain-containing protein, with protein sequence MSQRLSRLLIVALLSACAASGALAAGKTSKSTKKPTTPPPPALVWRGDYATARGVVDDVAKAYEKSGKGRIEVQPFNTASGLDAVEHGLADIAGSARSSSNDAESNLLFTPVAFDALVMVTHPSNSVPNLTVKQLHDIYLGKITNWRDVGGKDAPIDLYAVASPGDGVEYSLRRLVFGRGSQPVAAPRLYVNTAKLEEAVTLDPNALGVTTLSGVVSNTKVRMISIDGVSPSLATVSDGSYLLYTPLFLVTNKESPKAAQISAFMDFLLTDEVKGLARAHHLVPYVDAPQLAQGDKARREKLLAENGIKTDVVADPVLTEAQRPTLPGAAAGATAGAADAAAAPTADKAPDGKSALAARNAENTAASGAAAGSTYTVAKGDALSTIAKKYSVTVAQLKDWNHLPSDNVKVGQVLQVTGN encoded by the coding sequence ATGTCACAACGCCTTTCCCGTTTGCTCATTGTTGCGCTGCTTTCCGCATGCGCAGCCTCTGGCGCACTCGCCGCCGGCAAGACCAGCAAGTCCACCAAGAAACCCACCACTCCCCCGCCGCCGGCGCTGGTGTGGCGCGGTGACTACGCTACGGCGCGTGGCGTGGTGGACGACGTGGCCAAGGCATACGAGAAGAGCGGCAAGGGGCGTATCGAAGTCCAGCCGTTCAACACAGCCTCGGGCCTGGATGCCGTAGAGCATGGCCTGGCTGATATCGCCGGCAGCGCTCGCAGCAGCTCAAACGATGCGGAAAGCAATCTGCTGTTTACCCCGGTGGCGTTCGACGCGCTGGTGATGGTGACGCACCCATCCAACAGCGTGCCCAACCTGACCGTGAAGCAGCTGCACGACATTTACCTGGGCAAGATCACCAACTGGCGTGACGTCGGCGGTAAGGACGCACCCATCGACCTGTACGCCGTGGCCAGCCCGGGCGACGGTGTGGAATACAGCCTGCGCCGACTGGTGTTCGGCCGTGGCAGCCAGCCGGTCGCCGCGCCACGCCTTTACGTGAACACGGCCAAGCTGGAAGAAGCCGTGACGCTCGATCCGAACGCGCTGGGCGTGACCACGCTTTCAGGCGTGGTCAGCAATACCAAGGTGCGCATGATCAGCATCGATGGTGTGAGCCCGAGCCTCGCTACGGTCAGCGATGGCAGCTATCTGCTCTACACCCCGCTGTTCCTGGTGACCAACAAGGAAAGCCCGAAGGCCGCGCAGATTTCCGCCTTCATGGATTTCCTGCTGACCGATGAGGTGAAGGGCCTGGCACGTGCACACCACCTGGTGCCCTACGTCGATGCGCCGCAGCTCGCCCAGGGCGACAAGGCTCGCCGCGAGAAGCTGCTGGCCGAGAACGGCATCAAGACGGATGTGGTCGCCGACCCGGTGTTGACGGAAGCTCAGCGTCCGACCCTGCCGGGCGCTGCTGCCGGTGCCACTGCCGGAGCTGCCGACGCAGCCGCCGCCCCGACCGCCGATAAGGCGCCGGACGGCAAGTCGGCGCTGGCCGCCCGCAACGCTGAAAACACTGCCGCCAGCGGTGCTGCTGCTGGCTCGACCTACACGGTCGCCAAGGGTGACGCGCTGTCCACCATCGCCAAGAAGTATTCGGTGACGGTGGCGCAGCTGAAGGATTGGAACCACCTGCCGAGCGACAACGTGAAGGTGGGTCAGGTTCTGCAGGTGACCGGCAACTGA
- a CDS encoding Do family serine endopeptidase encodes MSARFVRRLAAAAFVLVAATPLVSHATLPPTVDGQPLPSLAPMLEKVTPAVVNISTKTRVQVRDPFFDDPVFRQFFGLQGSPRSRVEQSLGSGVIVDAAKGYILTNNHVVGGADDITVTLQDGRDFKGKLVGTDPDTDVAVVKIEATGLQALPMADSSTLRVGDFVVAVGDPFGLGQTVTSGIVSALSRSGLGGTGFQNFIQTDASINPGNSGGALVNLRGELVGINTMILSPSGGNVGIGFAIPTNLSGEVMQQLITNGKVNRGNLGVETQDITPRIAKVLGLKDNNGAVVTRVTTGSAADSADIQMGDVIIAIDGKPVRNAQDLRNAEGLMPIGSAVKLTVQRGGATREVTAKLVPEKLATVDGGKLDARLAGVTFSELSQNQRAQGIRGVAVGAVRAGSRAAQGGLQANNIVIGVGNLRVPDLRTLQQLAGVNPRQLVLVVASDDGVRYVEIR; translated from the coding sequence ATGTCTGCCCGTTTCGTCCGCCGGTTGGCTGCCGCCGCATTTGTGCTGGTCGCCGCAACGCCCTTGGTCAGCCACGCAACTCTGCCGCCTACGGTGGATGGGCAACCGCTACCGTCGCTGGCGCCGATGCTGGAAAAAGTGACGCCAGCGGTGGTGAACATTTCCACCAAGACGCGCGTGCAGGTGCGCGATCCGTTCTTTGACGATCCGGTGTTCCGCCAGTTTTTCGGCCTGCAGGGTTCGCCGCGTTCGCGCGTGGAGCAGAGCCTGGGCTCAGGCGTGATCGTGGACGCGGCAAAGGGTTACATCCTCACCAATAACCACGTGGTGGGCGGCGCGGACGACATCACGGTGACACTGCAAGACGGCCGCGACTTCAAGGGCAAGCTGGTAGGCACCGACCCGGATACCGACGTGGCGGTGGTGAAGATCGAAGCGACGGGCTTGCAGGCGTTGCCGATGGCCGATTCCAGCACGCTGCGCGTGGGTGATTTTGTGGTGGCGGTGGGCGACCCGTTTGGGCTCGGGCAGACGGTGACCTCGGGCATTGTGTCTGCACTGAGCCGTTCGGGCCTGGGCGGCACGGGCTTCCAGAACTTTATCCAGACGGATGCCTCGATCAACCCGGGCAACTCCGGCGGCGCGCTGGTGAACCTGCGTGGCGAGCTGGTGGGCATCAACACGATGATCCTGTCGCCCTCGGGCGGCAACGTGGGCATTGGCTTTGCCATCCCCACCAACCTCAGCGGCGAGGTGATGCAGCAGCTGATCACCAACGGCAAGGTGAACCGCGGCAACCTGGGCGTGGAAACGCAGGACATCACCCCGCGCATCGCCAAAGTGCTGGGGCTGAAGGACAACAACGGCGCGGTGGTGACGCGCGTTACCACGGGTTCGGCCGCCGACAGTGCGGACATCCAGATGGGCGACGTGATCATCGCCATCGACGGCAAGCCGGTGCGCAACGCGCAGGACCTGCGCAACGCCGAAGGCCTGATGCCGATCGGCAGCGCGGTAAAGCTGACTGTGCAGCGCGGCGGCGCTACGCGCGAAGTCACCGCCAAGCTCGTGCCGGAGAAGCTTGCCACCGTGGATGGCGGCAAGCTGGACGCGCGGCTGGCCGGTGTGACCTTCAGCGAGCTCTCGCAGAACCAGCGCGCGCAGGGCATTCGCGGCGTGGCCGTGGGTGCGGTGCGCGCGGGCAGCCGCGCAGCGCAAGGGGGGCTGCAGGCGAATAACATCGTGATTGGTGTCGGCAACCTGCGCGTGCCCGATCTGCGCACGCTGCAACAACTGGCTGGCGTGAATCCGCGCCAGTTGGTGCTGGTGGTGGCGAGTGACGATGGGGTGCGGTACGTGGAGATTCGTTGA
- a CDS encoding leucyl aminopeptidase family protein, with protein sequence MSFLIERKAGDRHSIAIETTDAQHLAATKRRLTAAQRQWLTASGFEAAPGTFALLPDESGKLVRVLVGVDATDAVSALGALPRTLPEATYYLADEGVLKDKLQATLGWALGAYEFTRYRKARRAPAKLAIAADDLATLQPLVEATTLVRDLVNTPTEDMGPKHLADAVKQLGKTHKAKVREWVGDELLDANFPTIHAVGRASHRSPRLVELTWGKSSDPKIAVVGKGVCFDTGGLDLKPADGMRWMKKDMGGAAHAIALAGLIMQAKLPVRLQLLIPAVENAVSGAAMRPGEVITTRAGITVEVDNTDAEGRLVLCDALTYASEHKPELIIDFATLTGAARIALGPDLPALFANNDDAADRVIAAGRSVNDPLWRLPLWRPYRKMLESYLADMANSGASRHAGAITAALYLERFVPETTPWLHLDTYAWNDMDRPGKPRGGEALGLRAFFAFLQQRYKR encoded by the coding sequence ATGTCTTTCCTGATTGAACGCAAGGCCGGCGATCGCCACAGCATCGCCATCGAGACCACCGACGCCCAGCACCTCGCCGCCACCAAACGCCGCCTTACTGCCGCGCAGCGCCAATGGCTGACGGCGTCTGGCTTTGAAGCAGCACCGGGCACGTTCGCCCTGCTGCCTGACGAAAGCGGCAAGCTGGTACGCGTGCTGGTAGGCGTTGACGCTACCGATGCTGTGAGCGCTTTAGGTGCGCTGCCACGCACGCTGCCGGAGGCCACTTATTACCTCGCCGACGAGGGCGTGCTGAAGGACAAGCTGCAGGCAACGCTGGGCTGGGCGCTCGGCGCGTACGAGTTCACCCGCTATCGCAAGGCGCGTCGCGCGCCGGCGAAGTTGGCTATTGCCGCTGACGATCTCGCCACGCTGCAACCACTGGTGGAAGCCACCACGCTGGTGCGCGATCTGGTGAACACGCCGACAGAAGACATGGGTCCCAAGCATCTCGCCGACGCGGTGAAGCAGCTGGGCAAGACGCACAAAGCGAAGGTGCGCGAGTGGGTGGGCGACGAGTTGCTCGACGCCAATTTCCCCACCATCCACGCCGTGGGCCGTGCCAGCCACCGCTCGCCGCGACTGGTGGAACTGACCTGGGGCAAGAGCAGCGATCCGAAGATTGCCGTGGTCGGCAAGGGCGTGTGCTTCGACACTGGCGGTTTGGACCTGAAGCCGGCCGACGGTATGCGCTGGATGAAGAAGGACATGGGCGGCGCGGCGCATGCCATCGCGCTGGCCGGCCTGATCATGCAGGCGAAGCTGCCGGTGCGCCTGCAGTTGCTGATTCCCGCGGTGGAGAACGCGGTGTCGGGCGCGGCCATGCGACCGGGCGAGGTCATCACCACACGCGCCGGCATCACCGTGGAGGTGGACAACACCGACGCCGAAGGCCGCCTGGTGCTGTGCGACGCGCTGACGTATGCGAGCGAGCACAAGCCGGAATTGATCATCGATTTCGCCACGCTCACGGGCGCGGCGCGCATCGCGCTGGGTCCGGATCTGCCCGCGTTGTTCGCCAACAATGACGATGCCGCCGATCGCGTGATTGCCGCAGGTCGCTCGGTGAACGATCCGCTGTGGCGCCTGCCGCTGTGGCGTCCGTACCGCAAGATGCTGGAATCGTATCTAGCCGACATGGCCAATTCGGGTGCGTCACGCCATGCCGGCGCGATCACCGCGGCGCTGTATCTGGAGCGCTTTGTTCCGGAGACCACGCCGTGGCTGCATCTGGACACCTATGCGTGGAACGATATGGATCGACCGGGCAAGCCGCGCGGCGGTGAAGCGCTCGGCCTGCGCGCGTTCTTCGCGTTCTTGCAGCAGCGCTATAAGCGCTGA